The Methanoplanus sp. FWC-SCC4 genome has a window encoding:
- a CDS encoding acetate--CoA ligase family protein codes for MPGRIISEAEGYEILKDAGINVPKFGFAKSEDEAVRAAGYTGYPIVIKISSPDISHKSDVGGVVTGIPDQESLIREYNSLLSRVSEKMPDAQVTGVLIAEQVSPGTELFAGGTIDPSFGRVLSFGTGGTLVELWKDISFRLFPLTPEKISGMIDETRASSVIGGFRGAPPLDREALLDMLGKLGDLFEKRDDIVSFDINPLILTESGVVAVDARFIIDDDVPEPKVEMPEKFCTSEAFLSPKSIAVAGASATPGKIGYFVFQNLLEFEGRLYPVNPKRSEILGVKAYDSVSELPEVPDWLVICVPAKAVPAVLEDAGKSGVRFAVIISAGFRESGEEGRLLEEEILNIARKYDLCFAGPNCLGIMIPGLRLNATFGPKLPQPGPVAFLSQSGAIISAITDSGLVADTGVSAVISLGNQADLKFIDYMRAMERDPQTKAVVLYIEELKNGRKFVESVKKIIKRLPVVAIKAGRSKKGKIAARSHTGSLAGSWEIYHEAFRESGIIPAMSLTEAFETGGLLASEGWPKGNRAVVVSSAGGFAVLSADYAEDYGICLIDLDDDMKEELDSFMPSGWSMKNPIDMIGDAGVERYAKTLDMLIRYQDRWDIAYVAAAPVTSIDPVRLAKETVVFSRQTDKMVVGCLIGGEGMAPGVKVLNDNHIPNFSELESAFRATGLALRAAEEIMSFENAGETK; via the coding sequence ATGCCGGGGAGGATTATTTCAGAAGCTGAAGGGTATGAGATTCTGAAAGATGCAGGGATTAATGTACCAAAATTCGGGTTTGCAAAATCAGAAGATGAAGCGGTAAGGGCTGCCGGATATACCGGTTATCCGATTGTGATTAAGATATCGTCGCCTGATATCTCACACAAAAGTGATGTGGGGGGTGTTGTGACCGGAATACCTGATCAGGAATCGTTAATCCGGGAATATAATTCACTTTTGTCAAGGGTGTCTGAGAAAATGCCCGATGCACAGGTTACGGGTGTTTTAATTGCAGAGCAGGTCAGCCCCGGAACCGAACTTTTTGCTGGGGGAACTATTGATCCGTCTTTTGGGAGGGTTCTTTCGTTTGGGACGGGAGGGACGCTTGTTGAGCTCTGGAAGGATATATCATTTCGGCTTTTCCCGCTCACGCCTGAAAAAATATCGGGGATGATTGATGAGACCAGGGCCTCCTCTGTTATAGGCGGTTTTCGGGGTGCCCCCCCGCTTGACAGGGAGGCCCTTTTGGATATGCTTGGAAAACTGGGGGATCTTTTTGAAAAAAGGGATGATATTGTATCATTCGATATCAACCCGCTGATACTGACGGAATCGGGCGTTGTTGCGGTTGATGCAAGGTTTATAATTGATGATGATGTGCCTGAGCCAAAAGTCGAAATGCCTGAAAAATTCTGCACCAGTGAAGCTTTTCTCTCTCCAAAATCAATTGCAGTTGCGGGAGCGTCTGCAACACCCGGGAAGATCGGCTATTTTGTATTCCAGAATCTTCTGGAATTTGAAGGGAGGCTTTACCCTGTAAACCCAAAAAGAAGTGAGATTCTTGGTGTAAAAGCGTATGATTCTGTTTCAGAACTACCTGAGGTTCCCGACTGGCTTGTCATCTGTGTACCTGCAAAGGCCGTACCTGCTGTTCTTGAGGATGCCGGAAAGTCGGGAGTCAGGTTTGCAGTAATAATATCAGCAGGATTCAGGGAGTCGGGAGAAGAGGGCAGGCTTCTTGAAGAGGAGATCCTGAATATTGCCCGAAAGTATGATCTCTGTTTCGCAGGCCCGAACTGCCTTGGAATTATGATCCCCGGACTCCGTTTAAACGCCACCTTCGGCCCGAAACTTCCACAACCGGGTCCTGTGGCATTTCTCTCACAAAGCGGTGCAATAATATCTGCCATAACCGATTCAGGGCTTGTTGCTGACACGGGTGTGTCTGCGGTGATATCGCTTGGAAATCAGGCAGACCTGAAATTTATAGACTACATGAGAGCCATGGAGAGAGATCCGCAGACAAAGGCTGTTGTATTGTATATTGAAGAACTCAAAAACGGCAGAAAGTTTGTCGAATCAGTTAAAAAAATAATTAAACGACTTCCTGTGGTTGCGATAAAGGCGGGGCGGTCTAAAAAGGGGAAGATTGCCGCACGTTCACATACGGGCTCTCTTGCAGGAAGCTGGGAAATTTATCATGAGGCATTCAGGGAATCGGGGATAATTCCTGCAATGTCGCTGACAGAGGCGTTTGAGACGGGGGGACTTTTAGCATCCGAGGGGTGGCCGAAAGGAAACCGTGCCGTTGTCGTATCAAGTGCGGGAGGTTTTGCAGTCCTTTCTGCTGATTATGCTGAGGATTACGGCATCTGCCTTATCGATCTTGATGATGATATGAAAGAAGAGCTTGACTCCTTCATGCCTTCGGGGTGGAGCATGAAAAATCCGATAGACATGATCGGTGATGCAGGGGTTGAAAGGTATGCCAAAACGCTTGACATGCTGATACGCTATCAGGACAGATGGGATATTGCATATGTTGCGGCAGCCCCGGTTACGTCGATAGACCCGGTGAGGCTTGCAAAAGAGACTGTCGTATTCTCACGGCAGACTGACAAGATGGTTGTCGGATGCCTTATCGGCGGTGAAGGTATGGCTCCGGGGGTAAAAGTGCTCAATGACAATCATATCCCGAATTTTTCAGAGCTTGAGAGTGCTTTTCGTGCAACAGGGCTGGCCTTAAGGGCGGCAGAAGAGATCATGTCATTTGAAAATGCGGGAGAAACAAAATAA
- the iorA gene encoding indolepyruvate ferredoxin oxidoreductase subunit alpha yields MVKKYMLGNEAIAYACCEADLDFASGYPGTPSSEVVDALRHQKMREFYIEWSVNEKIAFENALGAAWTGVRSLVTMKHVGLNVAADPLMTSSYTGVRGGFVILSADDPYAHSSQNEQDSRVYAKFARIPCFDPSNLQEAHDMMKGAYELSEEFSLPVLFRPTTRICHSKSDVELGDIGENHRTGKFTKNPKQYVVIPVHTRELHKELNKKQGPLARRLVELGLNHYEIKGDSAVIASGIAAEYVQEIIPEDVSFAKIGAYPIDTEWLSGFISKHKKVLVIEELSPLVEEEVRQAACETEVFGKKNGCVPYEGELDPASVALAFEKAGFAHKNKYPEPVAAGGLPPRPPLLCAGCGHRATFYAMKKVFGKNAIYPSDIGCYTLGLQMGAVDTTICMGASITVGSGMTHTGEENDVVCTIGDSTFLHTGIPGLLNAAYNGANMTVVILDNRITAMTGHQPNPNTGKTALGQESPLISLESLCRSCGVELVDTIDPYDLTGTLEAFKRAKGHKGVKVIIARQPCVIAARRAGIKRRKYEVDPETCTGCGLCVKYGCPAIEFYDNKASINELCSGCGVCADICPAGAIKTEGKR; encoded by the coding sequence ATGGTTAAGAAATACATGCTTGGAAACGAGGCAATAGCATATGCCTGCTGCGAGGCTGACCTCGATTTCGCAAGCGGATATCCGGGAACACCGTCTTCTGAGGTCGTAGATGCCCTGCGCCACCAGAAGATGCGTGAATTTTACATTGAGTGGTCCGTAAACGAGAAGATTGCGTTTGAAAATGCACTGGGTGCGGCATGGACAGGCGTCCGCTCACTTGTGACAATGAAGCATGTGGGGCTGAATGTTGCAGCAGACCCTCTTATGACAAGTTCATACACGGGAGTTCGGGGGGGGTTTGTAATCCTCTCGGCAGACGATCCGTATGCTCACAGTTCACAAAACGAGCAGGATTCAAGGGTTTATGCAAAGTTTGCGAGGATTCCGTGTTTTGATCCTTCAAACCTGCAGGAAGCCCACGATATGATGAAGGGTGCATATGAGCTATCGGAAGAGTTTTCGCTTCCTGTTTTGTTCAGGCCGACGACGAGGATCTGCCACTCAAAAAGCGATGTGGAGCTCGGGGACATTGGGGAAAATCACAGAACCGGCAAATTCACCAAAAATCCAAAGCAGTATGTCGTAATCCCTGTTCACACAAGGGAGCTTCACAAGGAACTCAATAAAAAACAGGGTCCTCTCGCAAGGCGCCTTGTCGAACTCGGACTCAACCACTATGAGATAAAAGGGGATAGTGCTGTTATCGCAAGCGGAATTGCCGCAGAATATGTGCAGGAAATAATTCCTGAAGATGTCTCGTTTGCAAAAATAGGTGCATATCCGATAGATACAGAATGGCTCTCCGGATTTATCTCAAAGCACAAAAAAGTCCTTGTTATCGAGGAGCTCTCACCATTGGTTGAGGAAGAGGTCAGGCAGGCTGCATGCGAAACAGAGGTGTTTGGTAAAAAGAACGGATGCGTTCCTTACGAAGGTGAACTTGATCCCGCATCGGTTGCACTTGCGTTTGAAAAGGCGGGTTTTGCCCACAAAAACAAATACCCGGAGCCGGTGGCTGCCGGAGGTCTTCCTCCAAGACCCCCTCTTCTGTGTGCCGGTTGTGGACACCGTGCCACGTTTTATGCGATGAAGAAGGTCTTTGGCAAAAATGCAATTTATCCGTCCGATATCGGCTGTTACACACTCGGGCTTCAGATGGGTGCGGTTGACACAACAATATGCATGGGTGCCTCAATAACAGTCGGAAGCGGTATGACACATACGGGTGAGGAGAACGATGTTGTCTGCACAATCGGTGATTCAACCTTCCTTCACACAGGAATCCCGGGCCTTTTGAATGCCGCATATAACGGTGCAAACATGACAGTGGTAATCCTTGACAACAGGATTACGGCAATGACAGGCCACCAGCCGAACCCGAACACCGGAAAGACGGCTCTCGGACAGGAGAGCCCGCTGATATCTCTTGAATCTCTCTGTCGTTCATGCGGTGTTGAGCTTGTCGACACTATTGACCCTTACGATCTTACAGGGACCCTTGAGGCATTTAAGCGTGCAAAGGGACACAAAGGCGTAAAGGTCATTATTGCCCGTCAGCCGTGTGTTATTGCAGCACGCCGTGCGGGAATTAAGAGAAGAAAGTATGAGGTTGATCCGGAAACCTGCACAGGATGCGGCCTGTGTGTAAAATACGGATGTCCTGCAATTGAGTTCTACGATAATAAGGCCTCAATAAACGAGCTTTGCAGCGGATGCGGGGTATGTGCGGATATCTGTCCTGCAGGTGCGATAAAAACGGAGGGTAAGAGATGA
- the iorB gene encoding indolepyruvate ferredoxin oxidoreductase subunit beta, translating into MKESFDLLIVGVGGQGTVLASNVIGDACLIEGRTVRSAETHGMAQRGGSVESHIRIDGKYGPLISKGTADLIISFDLLEALRYRHFLKDGGVIISSESMVMPTSAFTQGLAVPSADDIKAGLSDVKLITIDAAEIAKEAGSILSQNIVMIGCAAHHLPLSKESLLKAVRDLVPPKTIEVNEKAFELGFLKGI; encoded by the coding sequence ATGAAAGAGAGTTTTGATCTGCTGATAGTCGGTGTCGGCGGTCAGGGAACAGTGCTTGCATCAAATGTCATCGGAGATGCCTGTCTGATTGAAGGCAGGACTGTAAGATCAGCCGAGACACACGGAATGGCACAAAGGGGCGGTTCTGTTGAGAGTCACATCCGGATTGACGGGAAATACGGGCCTTTAATCTCAAAGGGAACAGCGGATCTTATCATTTCATTTGATCTTTTAGAGGCGCTCAGGTACAGGCATTTCCTAAAGGACGGAGGTGTAATCATTTCAAGTGAGAGTATGGTAATGCCGACATCGGCATTTACACAAGGTCTTGCAGTACCTTCTGCGGACGACATAAAGGCAGGGCTCTCTGACGTTAAGCTGATAACAATTGACGCTGCGGAAATTGCAAAAGAGGCCGGAAGCATCCTCTCACAAAATATTGTGATGATAGGCTGTGCAGCCCACCATCTTCCGCTTTCAAAGGAGTCTTTGTTAAAGGCTGTGAGGGATCTTGTTCCCCCAAAGACTATTGAAGTCAATGAAAAAGCCTTTGAACTCGGATTTTTGAAAGGTATCTGA
- a CDS encoding nitrilase-related carbon-nitrogen hydrolase encodes MPELKFCIAQMEAVPGNPGESLLKAEKLAELAAGRGADIISFSEQFATGWDPDSVGFSEGERGPVNSFIRNTARRYGIGILGSFREKTESGIRNTAVFADKSGEVVCRYSKIHLFSPGGEDRHYIAGDTPASFEFMGVRFGLAICYDLRFPELFSHYQRAGCDCVIVQAAWPKARIKHWDILTHARAIENQYYIAGVNATGKTSAGEYNGNSLVVSPKGETVIRADDSEGIFCTTISLNEVKRARQDLRILSDRREYLYIGWRNI; translated from the coding sequence ATGCCTGAACTGAAGTTCTGCATCGCCCAGATGGAGGCAGTCCCCGGAAATCCTGGTGAGAGTCTTTTAAAGGCTGAAAAGCTTGCAGAACTTGCGGCAGGGCGTGGTGCTGATATAATCTCTTTTTCAGAGCAGTTCGCAACAGGGTGGGACCCTGACTCTGTCGGATTTTCAGAAGGGGAGAGGGGTCCTGTAAATAGTTTTATCCGGAATACCGCCCGCAGATACGGAATAGGGATTCTGGGTTCGTTTCGTGAAAAAACCGAATCGGGAATAAGAAACACTGCTGTTTTTGCAGACAAATCCGGTGAGGTTGTCTGCCGGTACTCAAAAATACATCTTTTTTCACCCGGGGGAGAGGACAGACATTACATTGCGGGTGATACGCCTGCATCATTTGAGTTCATGGGTGTTCGTTTTGGTCTTGCCATATGTTATGACTTAAGATTCCCTGAACTTTTCAGCCATTACCAGAGGGCCGGGTGTGACTGTGTGATTGTTCAGGCTGCATGGCCGAAAGCGAGAATTAAGCACTGGGATATCCTCACACATGCACGTGCCATCGAAAACCAGTATTATATCGCCGGTGTAAATGCCACAGGAAAGACTTCTGCCGGTGAATATAACGGTAATTCGCTGGTGGTCTCTCCCAAAGGGGAGACAGTTATCAGGGCAGATGATTCAGAGGGAATTTTTTGCACAACCATATCCTTAAATGAAGTAAAAAGAGCCCGTCAGGATTTGCGAATACTTTCAGACCGCAGGGAGTATTTATACATAGGATGGCGTAATATTTAG
- a CDS encoding metal-dependent hydrolase, whose product MRGDQHAYFSLLSGVIVFSPMILAPDAGVIALLFAGIFIGSLAPDADAADSAIMHGLSGGRGAGRMIRRPTVLFLPLFGYTIRYLIYYPVSAVTWVLTLGRVKPRHRGLLHSFFGVIITTLLVISYLWALFSFGFGMNLINHILILAFGFFCGCVMHLVEDSCTHSGVFWLYPFSKRKVSGTVVPKSKRNHMFGLILCAGVILSLSWDTIIYAGYQISKAAPFLIFLVSWTLILSLSGAHTD is encoded by the coding sequence ATGCGAGGCGACCAACATGCTTATTTTAGCCTGCTTTCAGGGGTGATTGTATTTTCACCGATGATTCTGGCACCAGACGCAGGGGTTATAGCGCTGTTGTTTGCAGGTATCTTCATAGGTTCGCTTGCACCGGATGCTGATGCTGCCGACTCGGCAATAATGCACGGGCTTTCAGGAGGCAGGGGTGCCGGAAGGATGATTCGCAGACCTACCGTACTGTTCCTTCCGCTGTTTGGATACACGATTCGTTATCTGATATACTACCCGGTATCTGCGGTTACATGGGTCCTGACACTCGGGAGGGTAAAACCCCGCCACAGAGGGCTTTTGCACTCTTTTTTCGGAGTGATTATAACCACCTTACTTGTAATTTCATATCTCTGGGCATTGTTCAGTTTTGGCTTCGGGATGAATCTCATAAACCATATATTGATTTTGGCCTTCGGGTTTTTCTGCGGGTGTGTTATGCACCTTGTCGAAGACTCGTGCACACACAGTGGTGTATTCTGGCTCTATCCGTTCTCTAAGAGGAAGGTTTCCGGAACAGTCGTTCCAAAGAGCAAAAGAAATCACATGTTTGGACTGATCCTTTGCGCAGGTGTGATACTTTCTCTCTCATGGGACACTATCATATATGCGGGATATCAGATCTCAAAGGCGGCGCCATTTTTGATATTTCTGGTTTCCTGGACTTTAATTTTGTCTTTATCGGGTGCTCATACCGATTAG
- the thrC gene encoding threonine synthase, which produces MFRLVCVNCGADYNQNEIIYHCPKCGHLLTVEYDMDTIDISRAEWDKRPLRLWRYKELLPVAGEPVSLQEGGTPLYHLKTIGKELGLKELYAKHEGMNPSGSFKDRGMTVGVSMAIQLGMKTVACASTGNTSASLAVYAAKAGIPAVVLLPAGKVALGKVAQALMHGAKVIAIRGNFDKALEMVHDLCINEGLYLLNSVNPYRLEGQKTIGFEAVDQLGGVPDRFVLPVGNAGNISAVYKGLLELQNLGFIDSLPMMTGIQAEGASPVVDAIHNKREVLVPEANPETVATAIRIGAPVNAEKALRAIRETNGTAIAVTDEEILAMQRSLARKEGIGVEPASAASVAGIKKLAEEGLIDKDERIVCVVTGHLLKDPEAVIKQCEPPTEIDANLESLLSVLR; this is translated from the coding sequence ATGTTTCGTCTTGTCTGTGTAAACTGCGGTGCAGACTATAACCAGAATGAGATAATATACCATTGTCCCAAATGCGGTCATCTGCTCACTGTAGAGTATGATATGGATACAATAGACATCTCCCGTGCCGAGTGGGACAAACGTCCCCTGAGGCTCTGGAGATACAAAGAGCTTTTGCCTGTCGCAGGCGAGCCCGTTTCACTTCAGGAGGGAGGAACACCTCTTTATCACCTGAAAACGATTGGAAAGGAGCTCGGTCTAAAGGAGCTTTATGCAAAGCACGAGGGTATGAATCCTTCAGGTTCCTTTAAGGACAGGGGAATGACTGTCGGTGTCTCCATGGCTATTCAGCTTGGAATGAAGACAGTCGCCTGTGCAAGCACAGGAAACACCTCCGCAAGTCTTGCCGTATATGCGGCAAAGGCAGGAATCCCCGCTGTTGTTCTGCTTCCGGCAGGCAAGGTTGCACTTGGAAAGGTTGCCCAGGCACTTATGCACGGTGCAAAGGTAATAGCAATTCGCGGCAACTTTGACAAGGCGCTTGAGATGGTGCATGACCTCTGTATTAATGAGGGTCTGTATCTGTTAAACTCAGTCAACCCGTACCGCCTTGAAGGTCAGAAGACAATCGGTTTTGAAGCCGTGGATCAGCTCGGCGGAGTTCCTGACAGATTTGTTCTTCCGGTAGGAAATGCAGGAAACATTTCAGCCGTTTACAAAGGACTTCTGGAACTTCAGAATCTGGGATTCATTGACTCACTCCCGATGATGACAGGTATTCAGGCAGAGGGTGCAAGCCCTGTTGTTGATGCTATACACAACAAACGTGAGGTTTTAGTGCCTGAAGCAAATCCGGAGACTGTTGCAACAGCTATCAGAATCGGTGCCCCGGTAAATGCCGAGAAGGCCCTTCGTGCAATCCGTGAAACAAACGGAACCGCCATTGCGGTAACGGATGAGGAGATTCTGGCTATGCAGCGCAGTCTTGCAAGAAAAGAAGGAATCGGAGTCGAGCCTGCATCGGCCGCCTCTGTTGCCGGAATAAAGAAACTTGCAGAAGAGGGATTAATCGACAAAGACGAGAGAATTGTCTGTGTGGTTACAGGACACCTGTTAAAAGATCCTGAAGCGGTGATTAAGCAATGCGAGCCTCCGACAGAGATAGATGCAAATCTGGAATCTCTTCTGTCTGTGTTGCGCTGA
- a CDS encoding DUF5803 family protein: MRASDRDRCKSGISSVCVALILLSALIFSASALSAEYTVFDNATGYHAAVEIQDAESYAFVKPGMLGEKVPDKVTNVSLYYVNGTNASFEDKGRSISFEKGNYTVYFDSGLEGKNFQALYDSFYNVTLSLPAGYDVRNPLLGMVSNGGEADETDGNVTVSWTRKSYVEARFYDDFQVELLIIFGTFWIALVVVFLVPYLLSRRKNEP; this comes from the coding sequence ATGCGAGCCTCCGACAGAGATAGATGCAAATCTGGAATCTCTTCTGTCTGTGTTGCGCTGATATTATTATCAGCCCTAATTTTTTCAGCGTCCGCCCTTAGCGCTGAGTATACTGTTTTTGATAATGCGACCGGCTACCATGCCGCAGTTGAGATACAGGATGCGGAAAGTTACGCTTTTGTAAAACCGGGTATGCTCGGAGAGAAAGTGCCGGATAAAGTTACAAATGTTTCATTGTATTACGTAAACGGTACAAATGCGTCTTTTGAGGACAAAGGAAGAAGCATATCGTTTGAGAAGGGAAATTACACTGTTTATTTCGATTCCGGTCTTGAGGGCAAGAATTTTCAGGCGCTATACGACAGCTTCTACAACGTAACCCTCAGCCTTCCCGCAGGTTATGATGTCAGAAACCCGCTTCTTGGTATGGTAAGCAACGGAGGAGAGGCGGATGAAACAGACGGGAATGTGACTGTCAGCTGGACAAGGAAGTCTTATGTCGAGGCCAGGTTTTATGACGACTTTCAGGTTGAGCTTCTGATAATATTCGGAACTTTCTGGATAGCACTTGTAGTTGTGTTTCTGGTGCCTTATCTTCTGAGCCGCAGGAAAAACGAGCCCTGA
- a CDS encoding Fic family protein: protein MKKLPERPPVIGAENLLDYLTDIQSDPGFLRQVNEFNNRYLYWDELRYRLPDPDRRTAAWLFMKMLRMVRYETPPYSPLSLRYSATPEISRSLHIFDQYLFGNIKIHNKSIKLDQSYILSSLMEEAIASSILEGAATTHKAAKEMLRKGKKAANKSEQMVINNYRAMQHIMGQKDGPLTPEFILEVHRIVTENTLEDAAVGRFRKSDDIVVADPGTGTVHHVPPVHTEIPGMIEELCRFANAGDEDSGMFIHPVIKGIILHFLIGYIHPFEDGNGRCARSIFYWYVLSRGYWLFEYMPISRIILRSKKDYALAYLHTEYDEMDLTYFILYNIRCIEKARSDLLSYIEKKQTEQNATKAIIKTIPDINQRQADILRHMMENSDEYFTIREAMETHGVVYQTARTDLMNLADLGYIRKEKRGREFLFIFNEQCDLWK, encoded by the coding sequence ATGAAAAAACTCCCGGAAAGACCACCAGTAATCGGGGCTGAAAATCTTCTGGATTATCTTACTGATATACAGAGCGATCCCGGATTCCTAAGGCAGGTAAACGAATTCAACAACAGGTATCTCTACTGGGATGAACTCAGATACCGCCTCCCGGACCCGGATAGGAGAACTGCCGCATGGCTATTTATGAAGATGCTCCGGATGGTAAGATATGAGACACCTCCTTACTCCCCCCTTTCCCTCAGGTACTCGGCAACGCCTGAGATATCCCGGAGTCTGCACATTTTTGACCAGTATCTCTTTGGAAACATAAAAATACACAACAAGAGCATAAAGCTTGATCAGTCCTACATCCTAAGTTCGCTTATGGAGGAGGCTATTGCGTCCTCTATTCTTGAAGGTGCCGCAACAACCCACAAAGCGGCAAAGGAGATGCTCAGGAAAGGTAAGAAAGCCGCGAATAAGTCCGAACAGATGGTTATTAACAATTACAGGGCGATGCAGCACATCATGGGTCAAAAGGACGGCCCCCTGACACCTGAGTTCATACTTGAAGTTCACAGGATAGTGACAGAGAACACTCTTGAGGATGCAGCAGTGGGAAGGTTTAGGAAAAGTGATGATATTGTTGTAGCCGACCCCGGAACCGGTACAGTCCATCATGTACCTCCTGTTCATACGGAGATACCCGGAATGATTGAGGAGCTGTGCCGGTTTGCAAACGCGGGCGATGAGGATTCCGGTATGTTCATACACCCCGTAATAAAGGGAATCATTCTCCACTTCCTGATAGGCTACATTCACCCGTTTGAGGATGGAAACGGAAGATGTGCAAGGAGCATATTTTACTGGTATGTTCTCTCACGGGGCTACTGGCTCTTTGAGTACATGCCGATATCGAGGATAATCCTCAGGTCAAAGAAGGATTACGCTCTTGCATACCTGCACACCGAATATGACGAGATGGATCTGACTTATTTTATCCTCTATAACATCCGGTGCATAGAAAAAGCGAGATCCGATCTTCTTTCATACATCGAGAAAAAGCAGACTGAACAGAATGCTACAAAAGCAATAATAAAAACCATACCTGATATCAATCAGAGGCAGGCGGATATTCTCAGGCATATGATGGAGAACAGCGATGAATACTTCACAATCAGGGAGGCAATGGAGACTCACGGCGTTGTCTACCAGACAGCAAGGACTGATCTCATGAACCTCGCTGATCTCGGCTATATCCGAAAGGAAAAACGAGGTCGGGAGTTTCTGTTTATTTTCAACGAGCAGTGCGATCTGTGGAAATAA
- a CDS encoding RNA-directed DNA polymerase: MKSTPNLNIDALIRKGYFPDVLPPQFKTSKLADILPENLKSICQLKNKGPYKKEFCSSKCCLHSIPKLKVQRRVMSIPNPFHQIILCNYLEIFWDDINEHFAKSQISLSTPIPDPESKRSFKRNISFRERTIKGILESNDARYCLCTDISRFYPTIYTHTIPWALHGKSVSKQNRHCKKEYYGNCIDKSVRNTKDQQTSGIPVGPDSSHIISEIICTQIDIQLEELLNKNLKGFRCVDDICLFFRERSEAEHALHELHRILHEYELEINPTKTKIVELPRKLQKEWPSEIRLYEFRISHNKGDNHSKKQETDLIDYFSIAFQKAIQHPNDSILKYSLKRINDQEILPENWKLYESLILKSIVAEPMCIPDAIRILHTYSKKPGYQLDADKISATVSEMLLHHCKFSHGYELAWILWLAKVFNITIKNQNVLDSLSKCNDVIVVLTVLDLRKIGLIKGNLDTTEWINFMKKDELYSDHWLIAYEAYVNDWLNPEDNGQYIKDDSFFKILYENNVRFYDSSINKNFYETFISSSVSEY, encoded by the coding sequence ATGAAATCAACACCAAATCTGAATATTGATGCTTTAATTCGTAAAGGATATTTTCCGGATGTTTTACCCCCTCAATTCAAAACTTCTAAACTTGCTGATATTCTTCCTGAGAATCTTAAATCAATATGCCAACTCAAAAATAAAGGTCCTTACAAAAAAGAATTTTGTTCAAGTAAATGTTGTTTACATTCCATTCCTAAGTTAAAAGTTCAACGCCGCGTGATGTCAATTCCAAATCCATTCCACCAGATTATTCTGTGCAATTATCTAGAAATTTTTTGGGATGATATAAATGAACATTTTGCTAAATCTCAGATTTCACTTAGTACTCCCATTCCTGATCCTGAATCAAAGCGCTCGTTTAAACGAAATATTAGTTTTAGAGAAAGAACAATAAAAGGGATATTAGAATCTAATGATGCCCGATATTGTTTATGTACTGATATATCCCGATTTTATCCTACAATATATACACATACCATTCCTTGGGCATTACATGGTAAATCCGTGTCCAAACAAAATCGTCACTGTAAAAAAGAGTATTATGGTAATTGTATTGATAAATCTGTTAGAAATACTAAAGATCAACAGACCTCAGGTATCCCTGTAGGGCCTGATTCATCTCATATAATATCTGAAATCATTTGTACACAAATTGATATTCAATTAGAAGAATTGCTTAATAAAAATCTTAAAGGTTTTCGCTGTGTCGATGACATTTGCTTGTTTTTTAGGGAGAGATCTGAGGCAGAACATGCATTACATGAATTACACAGAATACTACACGAATATGAATTGGAAATAAACCCGACAAAAACTAAAATTGTTGAGTTGCCAAGAAAACTTCAAAAGGAATGGCCATCAGAAATACGATTATATGAATTCCGAATAAGTCACAATAAAGGTGACAATCATTCCAAAAAACAAGAAACTGATTTAATAGATTACTTTAGTATAGCATTTCAAAAAGCAATTCAGCATCCAAATGATAGCATTTTAAAATATTCATTAAAACGGATTAATGATCAGGAGATACTTCCTGAAAATTGGAAATTGTATGAATCATTAATATTGAAATCAATAGTTGCTGAGCCAATGTGTATCCCCGATGCAATTAGGATATTACACACATATTCAAAAAAACCGGGGTATCAATTAGATGCTGATAAGATTTCAGCTACTGTTTCAGAGATGTTACTTCATCATTGTAAATTTTCACATGGTTATGAACTTGCATGGATATTGTGGCTCGCAAAAGTTTTCAATATAACCATAAAAAATCAAAATGTTTTAGATTCACTATCTAAATGTAATGATGTAATAGTTGTATTAACTGTTTTAGATCTCCGAAAAATAGGTTTGATAAAAGGAAATTTAGATACTACTGAATGGATCAATTTTATGAAGAAAGATGAATTATATTCAGATCATTGGTTAATTGCATATGAAGCATATGTTAATGACTGGTTAAATCCTGAAGATAATGGCCAATACATCAAGGATGATTCCTTTTTTAAGATCTTGTATGAAAATAATGTCAGATTTTATGACAGTAGTATAAATAAAAATTTTTATGAAACTTTTATTAGTTCAAGTGTATCAGAATATTGA